The Cellulomonas sp. S1-8 genome has a window encoding:
- a CDS encoding Crp/Fnr family transcriptional regulator → MTTHASEACAKPLTRRRVPLSTGCGEPHRCPPSVRLQVLSRIGYFAGLDDAALADVDRRFVSLAWAQGEALYRAGDPAEHLYVLASGRVKVVHPTERGTDVITDVLLPGDLFGTLSTLGDPTHPETAQALTTVCALRMDVEAFRSVLVAHPAVALRVLDDVAARLQAARTGAARTVSGTVEQRVAGVLLRLSDRLGQEQRTGGTLLQLPLTRADLAAMTGSTPESVSRVMSRLRRDGIVATGRRWTSVVDAARLVRLAG, encoded by the coding sequence ATGACGACGCATGCCTCCGAGGCCTGCGCGAAGCCCCTCACCCGGCGACGCGTCCCGCTCTCGACGGGCTGCGGCGAGCCGCACCGGTGCCCGCCGTCGGTCCGTCTGCAGGTGCTGTCACGCATCGGGTACTTCGCGGGTCTCGACGACGCCGCGCTCGCCGACGTCGACCGCCGGTTCGTGTCGCTGGCCTGGGCGCAGGGCGAGGCCCTCTACCGCGCGGGTGACCCGGCCGAGCACCTGTACGTGCTCGCGTCGGGCCGCGTGAAGGTCGTCCACCCCACCGAGCGCGGGACCGACGTCATCACCGACGTCCTGCTCCCCGGCGACCTGTTCGGCACGCTGAGCACGCTCGGCGACCCGACCCACCCGGAGACCGCCCAGGCGCTGACCACGGTGTGCGCGCTGCGCATGGACGTCGAGGCGTTCCGGTCGGTCCTCGTCGCGCACCCGGCCGTCGCCCTGCGGGTCCTCGACGACGTCGCCGCCCGGCTCCAGGCCGCGCGGACCGGGGCGGCGAGGACCGTCAGCGGGACGGTCGAGCAGCGCGTCGCCGGCGTCCTGCTGCGTCTCTCCGACCGCCTGGGCCAGGAGCAGCGCACCGGCGGCACGCTCCTGCAGCTACCGCTCACGCGCGCGGACCTGGCGGCGATGACGGGGTCCACCCCCGAGTCGGTGTCCCGGGTCATGAGCCGGCTGCGGCGGGACGGCATCGTCGCCACGGGGCGCCGGTGGACGTCGGTCGTCGACGCGGCACGACTCGTCCGGCTCGCCGGCTGA
- a CDS encoding heavy-metal-associated domain-containing protein, protein MDTTTTATTTTDTATTATTRTVLRADGFSCPSCVATIERKLAPLDGVIAVTVRFASARIEIEHDPQRVSVDDLVAAVARAGYTARPA, encoded by the coding sequence ATGGACACCACGACGACCGCCACCACGACGACCGACACCGCGACGACCGCGACCACCAGGACCGTGCTGCGCGCCGACGGCTTCAGCTGCCCGTCGTGCGTCGCGACGATCGAGCGCAAGCTCGCACCGCTCGACGGCGTCATCGCCGTGACGGTGCGGTTCGCGTCGGCCCGCATCGAGATCGAGCACGACCCGCAGCGGGTGTCGGTCGACGACCTCGTCGCCGCGGTCGCGCGCGCCGGCTACACGGCGCGTCCCGCCTGA
- a CDS encoding heavy metal translocating P-type ATPase, translated as MTTPRRRPDRRWTVPAVGGLLVLAALVTRGAPPWSDLLMVAAAVVAGAGTVRRAARALAARVVGIDLLVAVAATGAVVIGDYWEAAAVTLLFALGHTLTDATLHRTRAALADLVAAAPRTAVVVRDGAQVEVPADEVVVGETVVVRDGTAVPVDGVVTGGTGAVDEASVTGESIPVEKVVDDRVFAGTVSHGGMLRVRVTGVGQDTTLARIVHRVEEAQDARARAAAFMDRFSAWYTPAIIALSVVAGAATGDVALALTLLVIGCPGALVISVPVAIVAGIGRGARDGVLVKGGEHLETVARVSAVAFDKTGTLTAGRPRVTDVVPTDGVDRDTVLRWAARAELGSGHPLAEAVVAAASAVPDLTPADEVQPVVGRGLVARADGRRILVGTLALLEQHGVATTAVDGAVTALASAGRTPVVVALDDDVLGVIGVADPVRPEAAEAVARLRRAGVREIVMLTGDQQRVADAVGALVGVTTVRAGLLPEDKLDAVRDLQARGHVVAMIGDGVNDAPALAAADVGVAMGAAGSAVAVETADVALMAEDLLRLPHALGLARRTVRVMRQNVAVALVTVAALLAGVLLGGVTMAVGMLVHEASVLVVIANAMRLLRRAPQPAGRVR; from the coding sequence ATGACCACCCCCCGCCGCCGGCCGGACCGCCGCTGGACCGTGCCCGCAGTCGGCGGGCTCCTGGTCCTCGCCGCGCTCGTGACGCGCGGCGCCCCGCCGTGGTCGGACCTGCTCATGGTCGCGGCGGCCGTCGTGGCAGGCGCGGGCACGGTACGTCGCGCGGCACGCGCCCTGGCGGCACGGGTGGTCGGGATCGACCTGCTCGTCGCGGTCGCCGCGACGGGAGCCGTGGTGATCGGCGACTACTGGGAGGCGGCGGCGGTCACGCTGCTGTTCGCGCTGGGGCACACGCTGACGGACGCGACGCTCCACCGGACGCGGGCGGCGCTCGCCGACCTCGTGGCGGCCGCGCCGCGCACCGCGGTGGTCGTGCGGGACGGCGCGCAGGTCGAGGTGCCCGCGGACGAGGTCGTCGTGGGGGAGACCGTCGTGGTCCGCGACGGGACGGCCGTGCCGGTCGACGGCGTCGTGACGGGCGGCACGGGAGCCGTCGACGAGGCGTCGGTGACGGGGGAGTCGATCCCCGTCGAGAAGGTCGTCGACGACCGGGTGTTCGCGGGCACCGTGTCGCACGGCGGGATGCTGAGGGTGCGGGTCACGGGCGTCGGCCAGGACACGACCCTGGCGCGGATCGTGCACCGCGTGGAGGAGGCGCAGGACGCCCGCGCGCGGGCCGCGGCCTTCATGGACCGCTTCTCCGCCTGGTACACGCCGGCGATCATCGCGCTGTCGGTCGTGGCCGGCGCAGCCACCGGGGACGTCGCGCTGGCCCTGACCCTGCTCGTCATCGGGTGCCCGGGTGCGCTGGTGATCTCCGTCCCGGTGGCGATCGTCGCGGGCATCGGACGCGGCGCGCGGGACGGCGTCCTGGTCAAGGGCGGTGAGCACCTGGAGACGGTCGCGCGGGTCTCGGCGGTGGCGTTCGACAAGACGGGCACGCTCACGGCCGGTCGGCCGCGGGTGACGGACGTCGTCCCGACCGACGGCGTCGACCGCGACACCGTCCTGCGGTGGGCGGCCCGCGCGGAGCTCGGCTCCGGGCACCCGCTGGCCGAGGCCGTGGTCGCAGCGGCGTCGGCCGTGCCCGACCTGACCCCGGCCGACGAGGTCCAGCCCGTCGTGGGACGCGGCCTCGTCGCCCGGGCCGACGGTCGACGCATCCTCGTGGGAACCCTCGCGCTCCTGGAGCAGCACGGGGTCGCGACGACGGCGGTCGACGGCGCGGTCACCGCGCTGGCGTCCGCCGGACGCACACCCGTGGTCGTGGCGCTCGACGACGACGTGCTCGGGGTGATCGGCGTCGCCGACCCCGTGCGTCCCGAGGCCGCCGAGGCCGTCGCCCGGCTGCGACGGGCCGGGGTGCGGGAGATCGTCATGCTCACCGGTGACCAGCAGCGCGTGGCCGACGCGGTCGGGGCGCTGGTCGGTGTGACGACGGTCCGGGCCGGGCTGCTCCCCGAGGACAAGCTCGACGCGGTGCGTGACCTGCAGGCCCGCGGGCACGTCGTCGCGATGATCGGCGACGGTGTCAACGACGCCCCTGCGCTCGCGGCCGCAGACGTCGGCGTCGCGATGGGTGCGGCCGGGTCCGCGGTGGCGGTGGAGACGGCCGACGTCGCCCTCATGGCCGAGGACCTGCTGCGCCTGCCGCACGCGCTGGGCCTGGCCCGGCGCACGGTGAGGGTGATGCGGCAGAACGTCGCGGTCGCCCTCGTGACCGTCGCGGCGCTGCTCGCCGGGGTGCTGCTCGGTGGTGTGACGATGGCGGTCGGG